In one window of Tenrec ecaudatus isolate mTenEca1 chromosome 3, mTenEca1.hap1, whole genome shotgun sequence DNA:
- the HNRNPDL gene encoding heterogeneous nuclear ribonucleoprotein D-like, protein MEVPPRLSHVPPPLFPSAPATLASRSHSHWRSRPLAPLLPSLVPSSARQGARRAQRHVTAQQPSRLAGGAAIKGGRRRRPDLFRRHFKSSSIQRSAAATASTRSARQHPAADSSAAMEDMNEYSNMEEFAEGSKINASKNQQDDGKMFIGGLSWDTSKKDLTEYLSRFGEVVDCTIKTDPVTGRSRGFGFVLFKDAASVDKVLELKEHKLDGKLIDPKRAKALKGKEPPKKVFVGGLSPDTSEEQIKEYFGAFGEIENIELPMDTKTNERRGFCFITYTDEEPVKKLLESRYHQIGSGKCEIKVAQPKEVYRQQQQQQKGGRGAAAGGRGGTRGRGRGQGQNWNQGFNNYYDQGYGNYNSAYGGDQNYSGYGGYDYTGYNYGNYGYGQGYADYSGQQSTYGKASRGGGNHQNNYQPY, encoded by the exons ATGGAGGTCCCGCCCCGACTTTCCCATGTGCCGCCGCCATTGTTTCCCTCCGCTCCCGCTACTTTAGCCTCTCGTAGCCACTCCCATTGGCGGTCGCGGCCGCTCGCCCCGCTCCTCCCTTCGCTTGTTCCCAGCTCCGCCCGGCAGGGGGCGCGCCGGGCCCAACGCCACGTCACCGCCCAGCAGCCCTCCCGATTGGCCGGCGGGGCGGCTATAAAGGGAGGGCGCAGGCGGCGCCCAGATCTCTTCCGCCGCCATTTTAAATCCAGCTCCATACAACGCTCCGCCGCCGCTACCGCCTCGACTCGGTCTGCGCGCCAGCACCCCGCTGCCGACAGCTCCGCCGCCATGGAGGACATGAATGAGTACAGCAACATGGAGGAATTCGCAGAGGGTTCCAAGATAAACGCGAGCAAGAACCAGCAAGATGACGG TAAAATGTTTATCGGAGGCTTGAGCTGGGATACAAGCAAGAAAGATCTGACTGAATATCTGTCTCGATTTGGAGAGGTTGTTGACTGCACAATTAAGACAGATCCAGTCACTGGCCGCTCAAGAGGATTTGGATTTGTGCTTTTTAAAGATGCTGCTAGTGTTGATAAG GTTTTGGAACTGAAAGAACACAAACTGGATGGCAAATTGATAGACCCCAAAAGGGCCAAAGCTTTAAAGGGGAAGGAACCCCCCAAAAAGGTTTTTGTGGGTGGATTGAGCCCAGATACTTCAGAAGAACAGATTAAAGAATATTTTGGAGCCTTTGGAGAG atTGAAAATATTGAACTTCCCATGGATACAAAAACAAATGAGAGAAGAGGATTTTGCTTTATCACATACACAGATGAAGAGCCAGTAAAAAAGCTGTTAGAAAGCAGATACCACCAAATTGGTTCTGGGAAG TGTGAAATCAAAGTTGCACAGCCCAAAGAGGTGTAtaggcagcagcaacagcagcagaaaggaggaaggggTGCTGCAGCTGGTGGTCGAGGTGGTACTAGGGGTCGTGGACGAG GTCAGGGCCAAAACTGGAACCAAGGATTTAATAACTATTATGATCAAGGATATGGAAATTACAATAGTGCCTATGGTGGTGATCAAAACTATAGTGGCTATGGCGGATATGATTACACTGGGTATAACTATGGAAACTATGGATATGGACAGGGATATGCAGACTACAGTG GCCAACAGAGCACATACGGCAAGGCATCTCGAGGGGGAGGCAATCACCAAAACAATTACCAGCCATACTAG